The window CGGTGCCGAGCGGGTGCCCGGCCGTCAGGATCGGCGCGAGGCGCCGCGCCGTGTCGATGGCATCGGGGTCGCGCGGGGCGATCCACGGCGCCAGCGCCGCGAGCACGGCCATGACGGCGACGAGCCCCAGGCCGAAGAGGGCCGAGCTGCTCTTGCGGAACATGCGGACGAGATCACTCATAGCGGATGCGCGGATCGAAGACGGCGTAGAGGAGATCGACGACGAGGTTGACGAGCACGAAGGTCGTGGCGATGAGGAGCACGCCGCCCTGGACGAGCGGATAGTCGCGCGCCTGGATGGCGCGCACCATCATGGAGCCGAGCCCCGGCCAGGAGAAGACCGTCTCCGTCAGGATGGCCCCGCCCAGGAGAAAACCCACCTGCAGCCCCAGCACCGTGATGATGGGATTGATCGCGTTCTTGAGCACGTGCCGCGCGATGACGGCGCGCTCGGCCAGGCCCTTGGCGCGGGCCGAGCGGACGTAGTCCTGGCGGATGATCTCGAGCACGCTCGAGCGCGTGAGCCGCGCCAGCGCCGCCGCCGAGGCGGTGCCGAGGGTCACCGCGGGGAGGACCAGGTGCCAGAGCACGTCGGCCACGCCGCTGCCGTAAGGAGAGCTCATCCCGCTCGAGGGAAACCAGCGGAGCTGGAGCGCGAAGAGCAGGATGAGCATGATCCCCGTCCAGAAAACGGGCAGGCTCACGCCGGTCACGGCCACCCCCATGCTGATGCGATCGAGCCACGTGTACTGCTTGACCGCCGAGACGATGCCCGCGGCAAGACCCAGAAGGATGGCGATCAGGAGCGCGCCCCCGGTGAGGACCAGGGTGGCCTTGAAGCGCAGCAGCACCTCGGGCAGCACGGCGCGACCGAGCGGGATGGAGCGACCAAGATCGCCCTGGAGGACGTGTCCCATCCACCGCGCGTACTGGATGACCAGCGGCTGGTCGAGGCCCAGATCCCGATGGAGCCGAGCGACGTCCTCCCTGGTGGCCTGGGCGCCGAGCATGATGGCGGCGGGGTCCCCCGGGGCGAGGTGCAGGACGGCGAAGACCAGCACCGACACCCCGAAGAGCACGGGGACGGCGAGGAGCAGGCGGCGAAGGGCGTAGGCGGGAAGCCCGCCGCCTCCTACTGCAGCCACACCTGCGTCAGCACGAGATCGAAGTTCGGGTGGAGCTTGAAGCTCTGCACGCGCTTCCGGTGGATGATGATCTGCCGCCCGTGGTCGATGAAGATCCACGGCGCCTCGTCGCTGATGATGCGCTGGGCCTCCCTGTAAATGGCCGCGCGCTCGGCGTCTCCCACGGTGGTCCGCCC is drawn from Candidatus Methylomirabilota bacterium and contains these coding sequences:
- a CDS encoding ABC transporter permease, with product MAAVGGGGLPAYALRRLLLAVPVLFGVSVLVFAVLHLAPGDPAAIMLGAQATREDVARLHRDLGLDQPLVIQYARWMGHVLQGDLGRSIPLGRAVLPEVLLRFKATLVLTGGALLIAILLGLAAGIVSAVKQYTWLDRISMGVAVTGVSLPVFWTGIMLILLFALQLRWFPSSGMSSPYGSGVADVLWHLVLPAVTLGTASAAALARLTRSSVLEIIRQDYVRSARAKGLAERAVIARHVLKNAINPIITVLGLQVGFLLGGAILTETVFSWPGLGSMMVRAIQARDYPLVQGGVLLIATTFVLVNLVVDLLYAVFDPRIRYE